In one window of Halomarina pelagica DNA:
- a CDS encoding DUF5694 domain-containing protein: MAENKIDETVSDAWPECKPGQVRVLLLGTYHMDNPGLDTVNVDADDVLTERRQDELTDLVACLVKWEPQRVAVERPYDRSDEVNALYREYRAGVRSYEREEEIEPPHPYRDELHTECRSEVVQIGFRLAEVLDHEQVYPIDYPVWLANEDAEALEERGVEPDAKTQVTVTDLEAFEREQNERLADSTIPEYLRWMNREEHLRVNHEGMFHRFIPWGEGDNFGGPRLLATWYDRNIRMVHNLWRAMEPGDERMVLVVGSGHVRVLRHLLTESPMFCPVSPRPYL, encoded by the coding sequence ATGGCAGAGAATAAAATAGATGAAACGGTTTCCGACGCGTGGCCGGAGTGCAAGCCCGGCCAAGTGCGAGTGCTCCTACTCGGGACGTATCACATGGACAATCCGGGGTTAGACACGGTGAACGTCGACGCGGACGACGTTCTCACGGAACGCCGGCAGGACGAACTCACAGACCTGGTTGCTTGCCTCGTGAAGTGGGAGCCCCAGCGGGTCGCCGTCGAGCGTCCCTACGACCGGAGCGACGAGGTAAACGCGCTCTATCGGGAGTACCGCGCCGGTGTACGGTCATACGAACGGGAGGAGGAGATCGAGCCTCCGCACCCGTATCGCGACGAATTACACACGGAGTGTCGGAGCGAGGTCGTCCAGATCGGATTTCGACTCGCGGAGGTGCTGGATCACGAGCAGGTTTATCCAATCGACTACCCGGTGTGGCTCGCCAACGAAGACGCGGAGGCGTTGGAGGAGCGCGGAGTCGAACCGGACGCCAAGACGCAGGTCACCGTGACTGATCTCGAAGCGTTCGAGCGCGAGCAGAACGAGCGACTCGCCGACTCGACTATTCCCGAGTACCTGCGCTGGATGAATCGAGAGGAGCACCTCCGGGTCAATCACGAGGGGATGTTCCACAGGTTCATCCCGTGGGGGGAGGGGGACAACTTCGGCGGTCCGCGGTTGCTCGCGACGTGGTACGACCGGAACATTCGGATGGTCCACAACCTCTGGCGAGCGATGGAGCCCGGCGACGAGCGGATGGTGCTCGTCGTCGGGTCCGGACACGTTCGCGTCTTGCGACACCTCCTCACCGAGTCGCCGATGTTCTGTCCGGTGAGTCCACGTCCGTATCTGTAG
- a CDS encoding sugar phosphate nucleotidyltransferase has product MYAVVLAGGYATRLWPITRHRPKMLLPVGDTTVIDRILAELEADDRIDRVYISTNERFAGSFERHLDDEHYEKTQLSIEETVAEDEKFGVIGALAQLVEREGVDDDLLVVAGDNLMGFSMGDFLDDFEERGAPTLAAYDVGSREKATDYGLVALDGDRVVDFQEKPEDPKSTLVSIACYAFPEESVRFAEYLEGDNNPDEPGWFIEWLQANEAVYAYQFDEPWFDIGTPEAYLEAVAWALDGGTLVAEDARVEDCDLGGNVHVMPGATLSDVSLSNAVVFHETAVVGASISDSIVDEHCRIEGKDLRGSLVGSYSRLQ; this is encoded by the coding sequence ATGTACGCAGTCGTCTTGGCGGGTGGCTACGCGACTCGACTCTGGCCGATCACCCGCCACCGCCCGAAGATGCTCCTCCCGGTGGGCGACACGACGGTCATCGATCGTATTCTGGCGGAACTGGAGGCGGACGACCGCATCGATCGGGTCTACATCAGCACGAACGAGCGCTTCGCCGGCTCGTTCGAGCGGCACCTCGACGACGAGCACTACGAGAAGACGCAGCTCTCCATCGAGGAGACGGTCGCGGAGGACGAGAAGTTCGGCGTCATCGGCGCGCTCGCCCAGCTCGTCGAGCGCGAGGGGGTGGACGACGACCTCCTCGTCGTCGCCGGCGACAACCTCATGGGCTTCTCGATGGGGGACTTCCTCGACGACTTCGAGGAGCGCGGCGCGCCCACGCTGGCCGCCTACGACGTCGGCTCCCGGGAGAAGGCGACGGATTACGGTCTGGTCGCGCTCGACGGCGACCGCGTCGTCGACTTCCAGGAGAAACCCGAGGATCCGAAGAGCACGCTCGTCTCCATCGCCTGCTACGCCTTCCCCGAGGAGTCGGTCCGCTTCGCGGAGTACCTCGAGGGCGACAACAACCCCGACGAACCGGGCTGGTTCATCGAGTGGCTCCAGGCGAACGAGGCGGTCTACGCCTACCAGTTCGACGAGCCCTGGTTCGACATCGGCACGCCCGAGGCCTACCTCGAAGCGGTGGCGTGGGCGCTCGACGGCGGGACCCTGGTCGCGGAGGACGCCCGGGTCGAGGACTGCGACCTCGGCGGGAACGTCCACGTGATGCCCGGCGCGACCCTCTCCGACGTGTCGCTCTCGAACGCCGTCGTCTTCCACGAGACGGCGGTCGTCGGCGCGTCGATCTCCGACTCCATCGTCGACGAGCACTGTCGCATCGAGGGGAAGGACCTGCGGGGCTCGCTCGTGGGGTCGTACTCGCGGTTGCAGTAG
- a CDS encoding transcriptional regulator — MRTERETTRQRIADHLRREPAAPGTLAAEFGVRTGTALSHVEHIAKSLDGTDERLLVAPPACRECGFDGFDDLLNRPSRCPECKAESVEEPTFTIR; from the coding sequence ATGCGCACCGAGCGCGAGACGACCCGCCAGCGCATCGCGGATCACCTCCGCCGCGAACCCGCCGCCCCCGGCACCCTCGCCGCCGAATTCGGCGTTCGAACCGGGACGGCGCTCTCGCACGTCGAACACATCGCGAAGTCGCTCGACGGGACCGACGAACGGCTGCTCGTCGCGCCCCCGGCGTGTCGCGAGTGCGGGTTCGACGGGTTCGACGACCTCCTGAATCGCCCCTCGCGGTGCCCGGAGTGCAAGGCGGAGAGCGTCGAGGAACCGACGTTCACGATCCGCTGA
- a CDS encoding Rieske (2Fe-2S) protein: MDEDRRIASVEEVPEDGTLLFTVRDGFDTEEVVLIRLATEDDEGATGGDASVAAWKNYCQHWTDVRLDKGSGAMVRDGEIVCQRHGATFERDSGYCTFGPCEGAYLEEVAVAVEDGAVYLADDRYEFANLGPSGEHDLSTGSRIDFSGT, encoded by the coding sequence ATGGACGAGGACCGCCGCATCGCGAGCGTTGAGGAGGTGCCCGAGGACGGGACGCTGCTGTTCACCGTCCGCGACGGGTTCGACACGGAGGAGGTCGTCCTGATCAGACTCGCGACGGAGGACGACGAGGGGGCGACCGGCGGGGACGCGTCGGTCGCCGCGTGGAAGAACTACTGTCAGCACTGGACGGACGTGCGCCTCGACAAGGGGAGCGGCGCGATGGTCAGAGACGGCGAGATCGTCTGTCAGCGCCACGGCGCGACCTTCGAGCGGGACTCCGGCTACTGTACCTTCGGTCCCTGCGAGGGGGCCTACCTGGAGGAGGTGGCCGTCGCGGTCGAGGACGGCGCGGTCTACCTCGCCGACGACCGCTACGAGTTCGCCAACCTCGGCCCCTCCGGCGAGCACGACCTCTCGACGGGGAGCCGCATCGACTTCTCCGGTACCTGA
- a CDS encoding aminotransferase class IV: MYYHVNGQLVPAEEATVSVRDRGFLYGDAAFETLRAYGGEVFEWDAHRARLERTCEALGMPDAAPDDLALRIAEALDANDLEDAYVRASVTRGVQPGRLTPAEDVDPSVVVVVEPLPRGGLGGESVWDGPAVVQSVKTRRTAPNALPPDLKTHNYLNGILARLELRRASSDAYRPDEALMRDADGFVAEGATSNLFFVDDGTLKTPAEGSILPGVTRRVVLDLAADEVFPVEVGRYAPDDVRGADEAFLTNTTWEVRPIASVDGIEVGAGPITRLLARLFDEHVEERCYRRESSRREPSAPDAPDADDGDDGDDGDHNP, from the coding sequence ATGTACTACCACGTGAACGGCCAACTGGTACCTGCCGAGGAGGCGACGGTGAGCGTCCGCGACCGGGGCTTTCTCTACGGCGACGCCGCCTTCGAGACGCTCCGCGCCTACGGCGGCGAGGTGTTCGAGTGGGACGCCCACCGCGCGCGCCTGGAGCGCACCTGCGAGGCGCTCGGCATGCCCGACGCCGCACCGGACGACCTCGCGCTCCGGATCGCGGAGGCGCTCGACGCGAACGACCTCGAAGACGCCTACGTCCGCGCCTCGGTCACGCGAGGCGTCCAGCCGGGACGGCTCACCCCCGCCGAGGACGTGGACCCGTCGGTCGTGGTCGTCGTCGAACCGCTCCCGCGGGGCGGCCTCGGCGGCGAGTCGGTGTGGGACGGCCCCGCGGTCGTCCAGTCGGTGAAGACCCGCCGGACGGCCCCGAACGCGCTCCCGCCCGACCTGAAGACGCACAACTACCTCAACGGGATCCTCGCGCGCCTCGAACTCCGGCGGGCGTCGAGCGACGCCTACCGCCCCGACGAGGCGCTGATGCGCGACGCCGACGGGTTCGTCGCGGAGGGGGCGACGAGCAACCTCTTCTTCGTGGACGACGGGACGCTCAAGACGCCGGCGGAGGGGTCGATCCTCCCGGGGGTCACCCGGCGGGTCGTCCTCGACCTCGCCGCGGACGAGGTGTTCCCCGTCGAGGTCGGCCGGTACGCGCCCGACGACGTGCGCGGGGCCGACGAGGCGTTCCTCACGAACACGACGTGGGAGGTGCGGCCGATCGCGAGCGTGGACGGCATCGAGGTCGGCGCGGGGCCGATCACCCGCCTGCTGGCGCGCCTGTTCGACGAGCACGTCGAGGAGCGCTGTTACCGTCGGGAGTCGTCCCGGCGAGAGCCGTCCGCGCCCGACGCGCCCGACGCCGACGACGGCGACGACGGCGACGACGGCGACCACAACCCTTGA
- a CDS encoding aminodeoxychorismate/anthranilate synthase component II — MILVVDNYDSFAYNLVQYVGVHDEVVVRRNDAIDAAGIRALDPDGIVVSPGPGTPEAAGVSTAVFADLDYPTLGVCLGHQALCVANGVAVGHAPEVVHGKPSTITHDGRGIFAGLPERLTVGRYHSLAVTDPDLPASLEATARTDDGVVMGVRHAERPHEGVQFHPESILTEHGERMVRNFCQLCTTT; from the coding sequence GTGATCCTCGTCGTCGACAACTACGACTCGTTCGCGTACAACCTCGTCCAGTACGTCGGCGTCCACGACGAGGTGGTCGTCCGGCGCAACGACGCGATCGACGCGGCGGGGATCCGGGCGCTCGACCCCGACGGGATCGTCGTCTCGCCCGGCCCCGGAACGCCCGAGGCGGCGGGCGTCTCGACGGCCGTCTTCGCCGACCTCGACTACCCGACGCTCGGCGTCTGCCTCGGCCATCAGGCGCTCTGCGTCGCCAACGGCGTCGCGGTCGGCCACGCGCCCGAGGTCGTCCACGGCAAGCCCTCGACGATCACGCACGACGGCCGGGGGATCTTCGCGGGCCTCCCCGAGCGCCTCACGGTCGGTCGCTACCACTCGCTCGCGGTGACCGACCCCGACCTCCCCGCCTCCCTCGAGGCGACCGCCCGGACCGACGATGGGGTGGTGATGGGCGTCCGACACGCCGAGCGACCGCACGAGGGCGTCCAGTTCCACCCGGAGAGCATCCTGACCGAACACGGCGAGCGAATGGTGCGGAACTTCTGTCAGCTATGTACTACCACGTGA
- the pabB gene encoding aminodeoxychorismate synthase, component I, producing the protein MPTVATDRDDFTAAASGAPPDARVPAEVRVAANPFLAYRRARDGSPSVFLETSGGRPGWGYFAVSPIETLTVAPDADGGSDTLDSLDSLGTLARRLDRETLIRGDCNVPYPCGAFGWLSYDVARELEDLPESAVDDRALPHLEVAVYDAVAAWEEPHDGETTLRVTACPRVGDDPAAAYERGLDRALALAERATAGDPAVGPPPVAASEVRFERECSPAAFAERVAQVEEYVRSGDTFQANVSQRLRAPAAVHPVEVYAALREVNPAPYSALVEFPSCDLVCASPELLVRLEGDRVVTEPIAGTRPRGATPEADAALERDLLADGKERAEHAMLVDLERNDLGKVSEYGSVEVTEYRRVDRYSEVMHLVSLVEGRLREGCDLADVIAAVFPGGTVTGAPKPRTMAIIDEVEATRRGPYTGSIGAFGFDGRVTLNIVIRTLVRHREEYHLRVGAGIVHDSVAEREDEETLAKGRALVNALDAALEEQRLTMEGR; encoded by the coding sequence ATGCCGACGGTCGCGACCGACCGGGACGACTTCACCGCGGCGGCGAGCGGCGCACCTCCCGACGCCCGCGTCCCCGCCGAGGTGCGCGTCGCGGCCAACCCGTTTCTCGCCTACCGCCGCGCCCGCGACGGCTCGCCGTCGGTCTTCCTCGAGACGAGCGGCGGCCGCCCCGGGTGGGGCTACTTCGCCGTCTCGCCGATCGAGACGCTGACCGTCGCGCCCGACGCGGACGGGGGGAGCGACACGCTCGACTCGCTCGACTCGCTCGGAACGCTCGCCCGCCGACTCGACCGCGAGACGCTGATCCGGGGCGACTGTAACGTACCGTACCCCTGCGGGGCCTTCGGCTGGCTCTCCTACGACGTCGCCCGCGAACTGGAGGACCTCCCGGAGTCGGCGGTCGACGATCGCGCCCTGCCGCACCTGGAGGTGGCCGTCTACGACGCCGTCGCGGCGTGGGAGGAACCGCACGACGGCGAGACGACCCTCCGGGTGACGGCCTGCCCGCGCGTCGGCGACGACCCCGCCGCGGCGTACGAGCGCGGGCTGGACCGGGCGCTCGCGCTGGCCGAGCGCGCGACGGCGGGCGACCCCGCCGTCGGTCCGCCGCCGGTCGCCGCGAGCGAGGTGCGCTTCGAGCGCGAGTGCTCGCCCGCGGCGTTCGCGGAGCGCGTCGCCCAGGTCGAGGAGTACGTCCGAAGCGGCGACACCTTCCAGGCGAACGTCTCCCAGCGCCTGCGCGCGCCGGCCGCCGTCCACCCCGTCGAGGTCTACGCCGCGCTCCGCGAGGTGAACCCCGCGCCCTACTCGGCGCTGGTCGAGTTCCCCTCCTGTGACCTCGTCTGCGCCAGCCCGGAACTGCTCGTCCGCCTCGAGGGCGACCGCGTCGTCACCGAACCCATCGCCGGGACACGACCGCGCGGCGCGACCCCCGAGGCGGACGCGGCGCTGGAGCGCGACCTCCTCGCGGACGGGAAGGAGCGCGCCGAGCACGCGATGCTCGTCGACCTCGAACGCAACGACCTCGGGAAGGTGTCCGAGTACGGGAGCGTCGAGGTGACCGAGTACCGCCGCGTGGACCGCTACTCGGAGGTGATGCACCTCGTCTCGCTCGTCGAGGGTCGCCTGCGCGAGGGGTGCGACCTCGCGGACGTGATCGCGGCGGTCTTCCCCGGCGGGACCGTCACCGGCGCGCCCAAGCCCCGGACGATGGCGATCATCGACGAGGTCGAGGCGACCCGCCGCGGGCCCTACACCGGGAGCATCGGTGCGTTCGGCTTCGACGGCCGGGTAACGCTCAACATCGTCATCCGGACGCTCGTACGCCACCGCGAGGAGTACCACCTGCGCGTCGGCGCGGGGATCGTCCACGACTCGGTCGCGGAGCGCGAGGACGAGGAGACGCTGGCGAAGGGTCGGGCGCTCGTGAACGCGCTCGACGCCGCGCTCGAAGAGCAGCGGTTGACGATGGAGGGACGATGA
- a CDS encoding helix-hairpin-helix domain-containing protein, with protein sequence MSLIEKIKSVLGIGDSSKGGESRPSAGVTVEREPSESDAVETGRESAAADTDATGSTGSITEEPPEEDVEAAAEPAEAAGPASQSEQPEDVEPSVEEGETEGAEAEDAETETAAETDETAAEETEPEETESEAIAEEEAAGAGTDAAASSETLVDEEEGVEPGEAAGPAGAETGDEAAEPAEAAGPASGEPETVRPVTRLKGIGPAYAETLADAGVESIDDLADADAEALSDRTGISAKRIQRWIDRARER encoded by the coding sequence ATGAGCCTCATCGAGAAAATTAAGTCGGTCCTCGGCATCGGGGATTCTTCGAAGGGCGGTGAGTCGCGGCCATCCGCCGGCGTCACCGTCGAGCGCGAACCGTCGGAGAGCGACGCGGTCGAGACGGGGCGCGAGTCCGCCGCGGCGGACACGGACGCGACCGGATCCACGGGGTCGATCACCGAGGAGCCGCCGGAGGAGGACGTCGAGGCGGCGGCAGAGCCGGCGGAGGCCGCCGGCCCCGCCTCGCAGTCCGAACAGCCCGAGGACGTGGAACCGTCGGTCGAGGAGGGCGAGACCGAGGGCGCGGAGGCGGAGGACGCGGAAACCGAGACGGCGGCGGAGACTGACGAGACCGCCGCGGAGGAGACCGAACCGGAGGAGACCGAGTCCGAGGCGATCGCGGAGGAGGAGGCGGCGGGGGCCGGAACCGACGCCGCCGCCTCCTCGGAGACGCTGGTCGACGAGGAGGAGGGCGTCGAGCCGGGGGAGGCCGCCGGCCCCGCCGGCGCCGAGACGGGCGACGAAGCCGCCGAACCCGCCGAGGCGGCGGGGCCAGCCTCGGGAGAACCGGAGACGGTCCGCCCCGTCACCCGCCTCAAGGGGATCGGTCCCGCTTACGCCGAGACGCTCGCCGACGCGGGCGTCGAGTCGATCGACGACCTCGCGGACGCCGACGCGGAGGCGCTGTCCGACCGGACGGGCATCTCCGCGAAGCGCATCCAGCGGTGGATCGACCGGGCGAGAGAGCGCTGA
- a CDS encoding shikimate dehydrogenase — protein sequence MQVFGLIGNPVGHSLSPPMHEAAYRELDMDARYVTFEPEPDDLADAVFGARALGIAGLNVTIPFKRDALDLVDPDPLAARIGAVNAIDVPAMRGYNTDAEGAVRALREHGVDLAGTAVVVGAGGAGRAVAFGLADEGMRVRIANRTVARADELAAAVGGDATACGLDGLPDALADADVLVNATSVGMEEDRSPVPAEALHADLAVLDAVYAPVETRLLRDADAAGATTVDGAWMLLYQGVAAFERWTDRPAPVAAMNDALRAGL from the coding sequence ATGCAGGTGTTCGGACTCATCGGCAATCCCGTCGGGCACTCCCTCTCGCCGCCGATGCACGAGGCGGCCTACCGCGAACTCGATATGGACGCCCGGTACGTCACCTTCGAACCCGAGCCGGACGACCTCGCGGACGCCGTCTTCGGCGCGCGGGCGCTCGGCATCGCTGGCCTGAACGTCACCATTCCGTTCAAGCGCGACGCGCTCGACCTCGTCGACCCCGATCCGCTGGCCGCGCGCATCGGCGCGGTCAACGCGATCGACGTGCCCGCCATGCGCGGCTACAACACCGACGCCGAGGGGGCGGTGCGCGCGCTCCGCGAGCACGGCGTCGACCTCGCGGGGACGGCCGTCGTCGTCGGGGCGGGTGGCGCGGGCCGGGCGGTCGCGTTCGGCCTCGCCGACGAGGGGATGCGGGTCCGGATCGCCAACCGCACCGTGGCGCGGGCCGATGAACTCGCGGCGGCGGTGGGCGGCGACGCCACCGCGTGCGGTCTCGACGGCCTCCCCGACGCGCTCGCGGACGCCGACGTGCTCGTCAACGCCACGAGCGTCGGCATGGAGGAGGATCGATCGCCCGTGCCCGCGGAGGCGCTCCACGCCGACCTCGCGGTGCTCGACGCGGTCTACGCGCCGGTCGAGACGCGCCTGCTCCGGGACGCGGACGCGGCGGGGGCGACGACCGTGGACGGCGCGTGGATGCTCCTCTATCAGGGGGTCGCGGCGTTCGAGCGCTGGACCGACCGACCCGCGCCCGTCGCGGCGATGAACGACGCGCTTCGGGCAGGTCTTTAA
- a CDS encoding sodium:calcium antiporter yields the protein MLRRLRHPLTAVALTVLLTLPWVFTWATHGGHVSPGETLPAGTTVVVAGLAVLGASFLLAWGAETAEKDVPRAFAIAVLAVLAVAPEYAVDALYAWQAGAFEGTARGTEAANLAVANMTGANRILIGIGWSAIALFTVFRAKTSHDPAVKFRDGFLRDAVELDRDIATEIAFLLAATAFAFFVPFSMATLDNGGPAGGIGLVDTAVLVGLYLLYISIIIRGDVEEHEGQVGVPAYLQSFSKGPRIASVILLFAYSGTMIFIAVEPFAHGLEILGEQAGVPPFFMIQWIAPLASESPELIVVAYLVNKARSTAGFNALISSKLNQWTLLIGTLAVVYSIAAGHLGALPFDQKQVAEIWITAAQSLFALAILSNFEISMREAISLLVLFVSQVVIEFVLIQTLPEARAEALSIDVLYAYTVVYLVLGLWLFYRRRDDLRRLFSRTATTAQDAIRSSQPQAERADD from the coding sequence ATGTTACGTCGTCTTCGCCATCCGCTTACTGCGGTCGCTCTGACGGTGCTTCTCACGCTCCCGTGGGTCTTCACGTGGGCGACCCACGGCGGACACGTTTCGCCCGGAGAGACGCTCCCGGCCGGTACGACGGTCGTCGTGGCGGGGCTCGCCGTCCTCGGCGCGTCGTTCCTGCTGGCGTGGGGGGCCGAGACGGCCGAGAAGGACGTCCCCCGGGCGTTCGCCATCGCGGTCCTGGCGGTGCTCGCCGTCGCCCCCGAGTACGCCGTCGACGCGCTCTACGCGTGGCAGGCCGGGGCCTTCGAGGGAACGGCGCGCGGGACCGAGGCGGCCAACCTCGCGGTCGCCAACATGACCGGGGCGAACCGCATCCTCATCGGGATCGGCTGGTCGGCCATCGCGCTCTTCACCGTCTTCCGCGCGAAGACGTCCCACGACCCCGCCGTCAAATTCCGCGACGGGTTCCTCCGCGACGCGGTCGAACTCGACCGCGACATCGCCACCGAGATCGCCTTCCTGCTCGCGGCGACGGCGTTCGCGTTCTTCGTCCCGTTCAGCATGGCGACGCTCGACAACGGCGGTCCCGCCGGCGGCATCGGCCTCGTCGACACCGCCGTCCTCGTCGGTCTCTACCTCCTCTACATTTCGATCATCATCCGCGGCGACGTCGAGGAACACGAGGGGCAGGTCGGCGTCCCGGCGTACCTCCAGTCGTTCTCGAAGGGGCCGCGGATCGCCAGCGTGATCCTGCTGTTCGCCTACTCCGGCACGATGATCTTCATCGCGGTCGAACCGTTCGCTCACGGACTCGAGATCCTGGGCGAGCAGGCCGGCGTTCCGCCGTTCTTCATGATTCAGTGGATCGCGCCGCTGGCGAGCGAGAGCCCCGAGTTGATCGTCGTCGCCTACCTCGTGAACAAGGCGCGCTCGACCGCCGGCTTCAACGCGCTCATCTCCTCGAAGCTCAACCAGTGGACGCTGCTCATCGGCACCCTCGCCGTCGTCTACAGCATCGCCGCAGGCCACCTCGGGGCGCTCCCGTTCGATCAGAAGCAGGTCGCCGAGATCTGGATCACCGCCGCACAGAGCCTGTTCGCGCTCGCCATCCTGTCCAACTTCGAGATCAGCATGCGCGAGGCGATCAGCCTGCTCGTCCTGTTCGTCTCGCAGGTCGTCATCGAGTTCGTCCTCATCCAGACGTTGCCCGAGGCCAGGGCCGAGGCGCTCAGCATCGACGTCCTCTACGCCTACACCGTCGTCTACCTCGTTCTCGGACTGTGGCTGTTCTACCGGCGGCGCGACGATCTCCGGCGGCTGTTCTCCCGGACGGCCACGACCGCCCAGGACGCCATCCGGTCGTCCCAGCCGCAGGCCGAACGCGCCGACGACTGA
- a CDS encoding D-aminoacyl-tRNA deacylase: MLGIVVSRGDAASVHVGEHLLALADWTATEDDARPDAEGGGTVYRLPDAELREFDALHLDLDRADEAFDDPDLLAFASRHSGDTGPLLTAHHTGNFGEATYGGEDRAFARACPNAHARVLDAFRERAPEGYAVGTECTHHGPTAIETPSMFVELGSEEAQWRDPAGARAVAEAILDLRGVAPDRERTLVGFGGGHYAPRFERVVRETDWAVGHVAADWSLEELGPVRAHPDVIDRAFERSGARHALVEGTRPHLVEVVEDLGYRVVSETWVRATSGVPLDLVERLEDEVATVEEGLRFGSRTDVDADEWNDWTVVGLPDELLAEANGIDREGVLAAARERSIAVTTAENGTLFAGRAVVPARGDRGALVEALLAVLREKYDEVVREGDAAVAREMAFDPSLAREAGVPEGPAFGRLADGEAVTVDGERIDPAAVRRERERTFRLS; the protein is encoded by the coding sequence GTGCTCGGAATCGTCGTCAGCCGCGGGGACGCCGCGTCGGTCCACGTCGGCGAGCACCTGCTCGCGCTCGCCGACTGGACCGCGACCGAGGACGACGCCCGCCCCGACGCCGAGGGGGGCGGGACCGTCTACCGTCTCCCGGACGCCGAACTGCGCGAGTTCGACGCGCTGCATCTGGATCTCGACCGCGCCGACGAGGCCTTCGACGACCCCGACCTGCTCGCGTTCGCCTCCCGCCACTCGGGGGACACCGGACCGCTACTCACGGCCCACCACACCGGGAACTTCGGCGAGGCGACCTACGGCGGCGAGGACCGCGCCTTCGCCCGCGCCTGTCCGAACGCCCACGCTCGCGTGCTCGACGCCTTCCGCGAACGCGCCCCCGAGGGGTACGCGGTCGGGACGGAGTGCACCCACCACGGGCCGACCGCGATCGAGACGCCATCGATGTTCGTCGAACTGGGTAGCGAGGAGGCGCAGTGGCGCGACCCGGCGGGCGCGCGGGCGGTGGCCGAGGCCATCCTCGACCTCCGCGGCGTCGCGCCCGACCGCGAGCGGACGCTCGTCGGCTTCGGCGGCGGCCACTACGCCCCCCGCTTCGAGCGCGTCGTCCGCGAGACCGACTGGGCGGTCGGGCACGTCGCCGCCGACTGGTCACTGGAGGAACTCGGCCCCGTCAGGGCCCACCCGGACGTGATCGACCGGGCGTTCGAGCGCAGCGGCGCGCGTCACGCGCTCGTCGAGGGGACCCGCCCGCACCTCGTGGAGGTCGTGGAGGACCTCGGCTACCGCGTCGTGAGCGAGACCTGGGTGCGAGCGACGTCGGGCGTCCCCCTCGACCTCGTCGAACGGCTGGAGGACGAGGTGGCGACCGTCGAGGAGGGGTTGCGGTTCGGCAGCCGAACCGACGTCGACGCCGACGAGTGGAACGACTGGACGGTCGTCGGCCTCCCCGACGAACTCCTCGCGGAGGCCAACGGGATCGACCGCGAGGGCGTCCTCGCGGCCGCCCGCGAGCGGTCGATCGCCGTGACGACCGCGGAGAACGGGACGCTGTTCGCCGGGCGGGCGGTCGTCCCCGCGCGGGGCGACCGCGGCGCGCTCGTCGAGGCGCTCCTGGCCGTCCTCCGCGAGAAGTACGACGAGGTGGTCCGCGAGGGCGACGCGGCGGTCGCCCGGGAGATGGCGTTCGACCCGAGCCTGGCCCGGGAGGCGGGCGTCCCGGAGGGGCCGGCGTTCGGTCGACTGGCGGACGGCGAGGCGGTGACCGTCGACGGCGAGCGGATCGACCCCGCCGCCGTCCGCCGGGAGCGCGAGCGGACGTTCAGACTTTCGTGA